Proteins found in one Gadus macrocephalus chromosome 23, ASM3116895v1 genomic segment:
- the arhgap12b gene encoding rho GTPase-activating protein 12b isoform X1 — protein MRRTIRALNSFRGYKRSEEDDDEVFVSSPGHKTPSPGGPPGRSDSPVYTNLQELKVSQSSLPPAPSGSPLAVLGDWETHKDLSGRHFYYHRGSGERTWKPPRGRSDTAGEGSRGGDAHGSTEAEPLSSEDNCHSTHSSQSDSQYGSPPRGWSEELDEHGHTLYVSEYTREKWIKHLDEQGRPYYYSADGSRSEWELPKYAVSPPQSGEAPKSRSLERKHPQNPDPIVLTKWRHSTYVLDLNDKFSFKLRRFGSDPRKRRIQLPLSPQKESASACAPKQSPPDSDSCPSSPKHPSTPSEKCGVLNVTKITENGKKVRKNWTSSWTVLQGSSLLFAKGQGGSTSSWSYYRSGRIPELLLTLLSNWKRSVKLRPAVSYANCGNVHTTTKFGSNQSKPEFTVDLRGSSVDWASRDKSSKKHVIELKTRRGTELLIQSEIDSVINDWYRALNETISAHAWESDEAIEEDMPESPGSEKQDKEKDHRDSKKNRAMKTSVSMDVSDQKKTRVKLKKFLTRRPTYQAVRDKGYIKDQVFGCSLTSLCQRECGSVPEFVTMCIDHVENTGLDVDGLYRVSGNLAVIQKLRFAVNHDEKVELDDIKWEDIHVTTGALKMFFRELPEPLFTYGSFNDFVDAIKCSDYKQRVSSITELIRQLPKPNHDTMQVLFRHLRRVIDHGEANRMTTQSVAIVFGPTLLRPETETGSMAVHMVYQNQIVELILLEYEGVFGR, from the exons ATGCGTCGCACCATCAGGGCGCTGAACAGCTTCCGCGGGTACAAGCGgtcggaggaggacgacgacgaggtGTTTGTGAGCAGCCCGGGACACAAG accccctCCCCCGGCGGTCCTCCGGGCCGGTCCGACTCCCCGGTCTACACCAACCTCCAGGAGCTGAAGGTCTCCCAGTCCAGCCTGCCGCCGGCGCCCAGCGGCTCCCCGCTGGCCGTGCTGGGAGACTGGGAGACGCACAAGGACCTGAGCGGGCGCCACTTCTACTACCACCGCGGCTCGGGGGAGCGCACCTGGAAGCCCCCCCGGGGCCGCAGCGACACCGCGGGGGAAGGCAGCCGGGGGGGCGACGCCCACGGATCCACGGAggcggag CCTCTTTCTTCGGAGGACAACTGCCACAGCACCCACTCGAGTCAGTCGGACAGCCAGTACGGCTCGCCCCCTAGGGGCTGGTCGGAGGAACTGGACGAGCACGGACACACCCTCTACGTCTCTGAGTACACACGGGAGAAG TGGATCAAACATCTGGACGAGCAGGGTCGGCCGTACTACTACAGCGCGGATGGATCCCGGTCTGAGTGGGAGCTGCCCAAG TatgccgtctcccccccccagtcGGGTGAGGCCCCCAAGAGCCGCAGCCTGGAGAGGAAGCACCCGCAGAACCCCGACCCCATCGTGCTCACCAAGTGGAGACACAGCACCTACGTACTGGACCTCAACGACAAG TTCTCGTTCAAACTCAGACGCTTCGGTTCTGACCCGCGCAAGAGGAGAATCCAGCTCCCCCTGAGCCCACAGAAA GAGAGTGCGTCGGCCTGCGCGCCCAAACAGAGCCCCCCCGACTCTGactcctgcccctcctctcccaaGCACCCCTCCACC ccgtCGGAGAAGTGTGGCGTCCTCAACGTGACCAAGATCACGGAGAACGGGAAGAAAGTCAG gaAGAACTGGACCTCGTCGTGGACGGTACTGCAGGGGTCCTCGCTGCTCTTTGCTAAAGGGCAGGGCGGCAGCACCAGCAGCTGG TCGTACTACCGTAGCGGCCGCATTCCAGAGCTGCTGCTCACGCTGCTTAGCAACTGGAAGCGCTCGGTTAAGCTCCGCCCCGCTGTCTCCTATGCCAACTGTGGCAATGTCCACACCACCACT AAGTTTGGCAGCAACCAGTCCAAACCAGAGTTCACGGTGGACCTCAGGGGCAGCTCTGTGGACTGGGCCAGCCGGGACAAGTCCAGCAAGAAGCACGTCATcgag ctGAAGACCCGTCGGGGGACTGAGCTCCTGATCCAGTCAGAGATCGACAGCGTCATCAACGACTGGTACCGGGCCCTCAACGAGACCATCAGCGCAcac GCCTGGGAGTCTGACGAGGCCATCGAGGAGGACATGCCAGAGTCTCCGGGGTCCGAGAAGCAGGACAAGGAGAAGGACCACCGGGACTCCAAGAAGAACCGTG CCATGAAGACGTCCGTCAGCATGGACGTGTCGGACCAGAAGAAGACCCGCGTGAAGCTGAAGAAGTTCCTGACCCGCCGGCCCACCTACCAGGCGGTCCGCGACAAGGGCTACATCAAAG ACCAGGTGTTCGGCTGCAGTCTGACCAGCCTGTGTCAGAGGGAGTGTGGCTCAGTGCCCGAGTTCGTCACCATGTGCATCGACCACGTGGAGAACACAG GTCTGGACGTGGACGGGCTGTACCGGGTCAGCGGCAACCTGGCCGTCATCCAGAAGCTGCGATTCGCCGTCAACCACG ACGAAAAGGTGGAGCTTGACGACATCAAGTGGGAGGACATCCACGTGACCACGGGGGCCCTGAAGATGTTCTTCAGAGAGCTGCCCGAGCCGCTCTTCACCTACGGCTCCTTCAACGACTTTGTCGACGCCATAA AATGCTCCGACTACAAGCAGCGTGTGAGCTCCATCACGGAGCTGATCCGGCAGCTGCCCAAGCCAAACCACGACACCATGCAGGTCCTGTTCAGACATCTCAGAAG gGTGATCGACCACGGCGAGGCCAACCGCATGACGACCCAGAGCGTGGCCATCGTGTTCGGGCCCACGCTGCTGCGGCCCGAGACGGAGACGGGCAGCATGGCCGTCCACATGGTGTACCAGAACCAGATCGTGGAGCTCATCCTGCTGGAGTACGAGGGCGTCTTCGGCCGGTAG
- the arhgap12b gene encoding rho GTPase-activating protein 12b isoform X7 — MRRTIRALNSFRGYKRSEEDDDEVFVSSPGHKTPSPGGPPGRSDSPVYTNLQELKVSQSSLPPAPSGSPLAVLGDWETHKDLSGRHFYYHRGSGERTWKPPRGRSDTAGEGSRGGDAHGSTEAEPLSSEDNCHSTHSSQSDSQYGSPPRGWSEELDEHGHTLYVSEYTREKWIKHLDEQGRPYYYSADGSRSEWELPKYAVSPPQSGEAPKSRSLERKHPQNPDPIVLTKWRHSTYVLDLNDKFSFKLRRFGSDPRKRRIQLPLSPQKESASACAPKQSPPDSDSCPSSPKHPSTPSEKCGVLNVTKITENGKKVRKNWTSSWTVLQGSSLLFAKGQGGSTSSWKFGSNQSKPEFTVDLRGSSVDWASRDKSSKKHVIELKTRRGTELLIQSEIDSVINDWYRALNETISAHAWESDEAIEEDMPESPGSEKQDKEKDHRDSKKNRAMKTSVSMDVSDQKKTRVKLKKFLTRRPTYQAVRDKGYIKDQVFGCSLTSLCQRECGSVPEFVTMCIDHVENTGLDVDGLYRVSGNLAVIQKLRFAVNHDEKVELDDIKWEDIHVTTGALKMFFRELPEPLFTYGSFNDFVDAIKCSDYKQRVSSITELIRQLPKPNHDTMQVLFRHLRRVIDHGEANRMTTQSVAIVFGPTLLRPETETGSMAVHMVYQNQIVELILLEYEGVFGR; from the exons ATGCGTCGCACCATCAGGGCGCTGAACAGCTTCCGCGGGTACAAGCGgtcggaggaggacgacgacgaggtGTTTGTGAGCAGCCCGGGACACAAG accccctCCCCCGGCGGTCCTCCGGGCCGGTCCGACTCCCCGGTCTACACCAACCTCCAGGAGCTGAAGGTCTCCCAGTCCAGCCTGCCGCCGGCGCCCAGCGGCTCCCCGCTGGCCGTGCTGGGAGACTGGGAGACGCACAAGGACCTGAGCGGGCGCCACTTCTACTACCACCGCGGCTCGGGGGAGCGCACCTGGAAGCCCCCCCGGGGCCGCAGCGACACCGCGGGGGAAGGCAGCCGGGGGGGCGACGCCCACGGATCCACGGAggcggag CCTCTTTCTTCGGAGGACAACTGCCACAGCACCCACTCGAGTCAGTCGGACAGCCAGTACGGCTCGCCCCCTAGGGGCTGGTCGGAGGAACTGGACGAGCACGGACACACCCTCTACGTCTCTGAGTACACACGGGAGAAG TGGATCAAACATCTGGACGAGCAGGGTCGGCCGTACTACTACAGCGCGGATGGATCCCGGTCTGAGTGGGAGCTGCCCAAG TatgccgtctcccccccccagtcGGGTGAGGCCCCCAAGAGCCGCAGCCTGGAGAGGAAGCACCCGCAGAACCCCGACCCCATCGTGCTCACCAAGTGGAGACACAGCACCTACGTACTGGACCTCAACGACAAG TTCTCGTTCAAACTCAGACGCTTCGGTTCTGACCCGCGCAAGAGGAGAATCCAGCTCCCCCTGAGCCCACAGAAA GAGAGTGCGTCGGCCTGCGCGCCCAAACAGAGCCCCCCCGACTCTGactcctgcccctcctctcccaaGCACCCCTCCACC ccgtCGGAGAAGTGTGGCGTCCTCAACGTGACCAAGATCACGGAGAACGGGAAGAAAGTCAG gaAGAACTGGACCTCGTCGTGGACGGTACTGCAGGGGTCCTCGCTGCTCTTTGCTAAAGGGCAGGGCGGCAGCACCAGCAGCTGG AAGTTTGGCAGCAACCAGTCCAAACCAGAGTTCACGGTGGACCTCAGGGGCAGCTCTGTGGACTGGGCCAGCCGGGACAAGTCCAGCAAGAAGCACGTCATcgag ctGAAGACCCGTCGGGGGACTGAGCTCCTGATCCAGTCAGAGATCGACAGCGTCATCAACGACTGGTACCGGGCCCTCAACGAGACCATCAGCGCAcac GCCTGGGAGTCTGACGAGGCCATCGAGGAGGACATGCCAGAGTCTCCGGGGTCCGAGAAGCAGGACAAGGAGAAGGACCACCGGGACTCCAAGAAGAACCGTG CCATGAAGACGTCCGTCAGCATGGACGTGTCGGACCAGAAGAAGACCCGCGTGAAGCTGAAGAAGTTCCTGACCCGCCGGCCCACCTACCAGGCGGTCCGCGACAAGGGCTACATCAAAG ACCAGGTGTTCGGCTGCAGTCTGACCAGCCTGTGTCAGAGGGAGTGTGGCTCAGTGCCCGAGTTCGTCACCATGTGCATCGACCACGTGGAGAACACAG GTCTGGACGTGGACGGGCTGTACCGGGTCAGCGGCAACCTGGCCGTCATCCAGAAGCTGCGATTCGCCGTCAACCACG ACGAAAAGGTGGAGCTTGACGACATCAAGTGGGAGGACATCCACGTGACCACGGGGGCCCTGAAGATGTTCTTCAGAGAGCTGCCCGAGCCGCTCTTCACCTACGGCTCCTTCAACGACTTTGTCGACGCCATAA AATGCTCCGACTACAAGCAGCGTGTGAGCTCCATCACGGAGCTGATCCGGCAGCTGCCCAAGCCAAACCACGACACCATGCAGGTCCTGTTCAGACATCTCAGAAG gGTGATCGACCACGGCGAGGCCAACCGCATGACGACCCAGAGCGTGGCCATCGTGTTCGGGCCCACGCTGCTGCGGCCCGAGACGGAGACGGGCAGCATGGCCGTCCACATGGTGTACCAGAACCAGATCGTGGAGCTCATCCTGCTGGAGTACGAGGGCGTCTTCGGCCGGTAG
- the arhgap12b gene encoding rho GTPase-activating protein 12b isoform X9 translates to MRRTIRALNSFRGYKRSEEDDDEVFVSSPGHKTPSPGGPPGRSDSPVYTNLQELKVSQSSLPPAPSGSPLAVLGDWETHKDLSGRHFYYHRGSGERTWKPPRGRSDTAGEGSRGGDAHGSTEAEPLSSEDNCHSTHSSQSDSQYGSPPRGWSEELDEHGHTLYVSEYTREKWIKHLDEQGRPYYYSADGSRSEWELPKYAVSPPQSGEAPKSRSLERKHPQNPDPIVLTKWRHSTYVLDLNDKPSEKCGVLNVTKITENGKKVRKNWTSSWTVLQGSSLLFAKGQGGSTSSWSYYRSGRIPELLLTLLSNWKRSVKLRPAVSYANCGNVHTTTKFGSNQSKPEFTVDLRGSSVDWASRDKSSKKHVIELKTRRGTELLIQSEIDSVINDWYRALNETISAHAWESDEAIEEDMPESPGSEKQDKEKDHRDSKKNRAMKTSVSMDVSDQKKTRVKLKKFLTRRPTYQAVRDKGYIKDQVFGCSLTSLCQRECGSVPEFVTMCIDHVENTGLDVDGLYRVSGNLAVIQKLRFAVNHDEKVELDDIKWEDIHVTTGALKMFFRELPEPLFTYGSFNDFVDAIKCSDYKQRVSSITELIRQLPKPNHDTMQVLFRHLRRVIDHGEANRMTTQSVAIVFGPTLLRPETETGSMAVHMVYQNQIVELILLEYEGVFGR, encoded by the exons ATGCGTCGCACCATCAGGGCGCTGAACAGCTTCCGCGGGTACAAGCGgtcggaggaggacgacgacgaggtGTTTGTGAGCAGCCCGGGACACAAG accccctCCCCCGGCGGTCCTCCGGGCCGGTCCGACTCCCCGGTCTACACCAACCTCCAGGAGCTGAAGGTCTCCCAGTCCAGCCTGCCGCCGGCGCCCAGCGGCTCCCCGCTGGCCGTGCTGGGAGACTGGGAGACGCACAAGGACCTGAGCGGGCGCCACTTCTACTACCACCGCGGCTCGGGGGAGCGCACCTGGAAGCCCCCCCGGGGCCGCAGCGACACCGCGGGGGAAGGCAGCCGGGGGGGCGACGCCCACGGATCCACGGAggcggag CCTCTTTCTTCGGAGGACAACTGCCACAGCACCCACTCGAGTCAGTCGGACAGCCAGTACGGCTCGCCCCCTAGGGGCTGGTCGGAGGAACTGGACGAGCACGGACACACCCTCTACGTCTCTGAGTACACACGGGAGAAG TGGATCAAACATCTGGACGAGCAGGGTCGGCCGTACTACTACAGCGCGGATGGATCCCGGTCTGAGTGGGAGCTGCCCAAG TatgccgtctcccccccccagtcGGGTGAGGCCCCCAAGAGCCGCAGCCTGGAGAGGAAGCACCCGCAGAACCCCGACCCCATCGTGCTCACCAAGTGGAGACACAGCACCTACGTACTGGACCTCAACGACAAG ccgtCGGAGAAGTGTGGCGTCCTCAACGTGACCAAGATCACGGAGAACGGGAAGAAAGTCAG gaAGAACTGGACCTCGTCGTGGACGGTACTGCAGGGGTCCTCGCTGCTCTTTGCTAAAGGGCAGGGCGGCAGCACCAGCAGCTGG TCGTACTACCGTAGCGGCCGCATTCCAGAGCTGCTGCTCACGCTGCTTAGCAACTGGAAGCGCTCGGTTAAGCTCCGCCCCGCTGTCTCCTATGCCAACTGTGGCAATGTCCACACCACCACT AAGTTTGGCAGCAACCAGTCCAAACCAGAGTTCACGGTGGACCTCAGGGGCAGCTCTGTGGACTGGGCCAGCCGGGACAAGTCCAGCAAGAAGCACGTCATcgag ctGAAGACCCGTCGGGGGACTGAGCTCCTGATCCAGTCAGAGATCGACAGCGTCATCAACGACTGGTACCGGGCCCTCAACGAGACCATCAGCGCAcac GCCTGGGAGTCTGACGAGGCCATCGAGGAGGACATGCCAGAGTCTCCGGGGTCCGAGAAGCAGGACAAGGAGAAGGACCACCGGGACTCCAAGAAGAACCGTG CCATGAAGACGTCCGTCAGCATGGACGTGTCGGACCAGAAGAAGACCCGCGTGAAGCTGAAGAAGTTCCTGACCCGCCGGCCCACCTACCAGGCGGTCCGCGACAAGGGCTACATCAAAG ACCAGGTGTTCGGCTGCAGTCTGACCAGCCTGTGTCAGAGGGAGTGTGGCTCAGTGCCCGAGTTCGTCACCATGTGCATCGACCACGTGGAGAACACAG GTCTGGACGTGGACGGGCTGTACCGGGTCAGCGGCAACCTGGCCGTCATCCAGAAGCTGCGATTCGCCGTCAACCACG ACGAAAAGGTGGAGCTTGACGACATCAAGTGGGAGGACATCCACGTGACCACGGGGGCCCTGAAGATGTTCTTCAGAGAGCTGCCCGAGCCGCTCTTCACCTACGGCTCCTTCAACGACTTTGTCGACGCCATAA AATGCTCCGACTACAAGCAGCGTGTGAGCTCCATCACGGAGCTGATCCGGCAGCTGCCCAAGCCAAACCACGACACCATGCAGGTCCTGTTCAGACATCTCAGAAG gGTGATCGACCACGGCGAGGCCAACCGCATGACGACCCAGAGCGTGGCCATCGTGTTCGGGCCCACGCTGCTGCGGCCCGAGACGGAGACGGGCAGCATGGCCGTCCACATGGTGTACCAGAACCAGATCGTGGAGCTCATCCTGCTGGAGTACGAGGGCGTCTTCGGCCGGTAG
- the arhgap12b gene encoding rho GTPase-activating protein 12b isoform X3, translating into MRRTIRALNSFRGYKRSEEDDDEVFVSSPGHKTPSPGGPPGRSDSPVYTNLQELKVSQSSLPPAPSGSPLAVLGDWETHKDLSGRHFYYHRGSGERTWKPPRGRSDTAGEGSRGGDAHGSTEAEPLSSEDNCHSTHSSQSDSQYGSPPRGWSEELDEHGHTLYVSEYTREKWIKHLDEQGRPYYYSADGSRSEWELPKYAVSPPQSGEAPKSRSLERKHPQNPDPIVLTKWRHSTYVLDLNDKESASACAPKQSPPDSDSCPSSPKHPSTPSEKCGVLNVTKITENGKKVRKNWTSSWTVLQGSSLLFAKGQGGSTSSWSYYRSGRIPELLLTLLSNWKRSVKLRPAVSYANCGNVHTTTKFGSNQSKPEFTVDLRGSSVDWASRDKSSKKHVIELKTRRGTELLIQSEIDSVINDWYRALNETISAHAWESDEAIEEDMPESPGSEKQDKEKDHRDSKKNRAMKTSVSMDVSDQKKTRVKLKKFLTRRPTYQAVRDKGYIKDQVFGCSLTSLCQRECGSVPEFVTMCIDHVENTGLDVDGLYRVSGNLAVIQKLRFAVNHDEKVELDDIKWEDIHVTTGALKMFFRELPEPLFTYGSFNDFVDAIKCSDYKQRVSSITELIRQLPKPNHDTMQVLFRHLRRVIDHGEANRMTTQSVAIVFGPTLLRPETETGSMAVHMVYQNQIVELILLEYEGVFGR; encoded by the exons ATGCGTCGCACCATCAGGGCGCTGAACAGCTTCCGCGGGTACAAGCGgtcggaggaggacgacgacgaggtGTTTGTGAGCAGCCCGGGACACAAG accccctCCCCCGGCGGTCCTCCGGGCCGGTCCGACTCCCCGGTCTACACCAACCTCCAGGAGCTGAAGGTCTCCCAGTCCAGCCTGCCGCCGGCGCCCAGCGGCTCCCCGCTGGCCGTGCTGGGAGACTGGGAGACGCACAAGGACCTGAGCGGGCGCCACTTCTACTACCACCGCGGCTCGGGGGAGCGCACCTGGAAGCCCCCCCGGGGCCGCAGCGACACCGCGGGGGAAGGCAGCCGGGGGGGCGACGCCCACGGATCCACGGAggcggag CCTCTTTCTTCGGAGGACAACTGCCACAGCACCCACTCGAGTCAGTCGGACAGCCAGTACGGCTCGCCCCCTAGGGGCTGGTCGGAGGAACTGGACGAGCACGGACACACCCTCTACGTCTCTGAGTACACACGGGAGAAG TGGATCAAACATCTGGACGAGCAGGGTCGGCCGTACTACTACAGCGCGGATGGATCCCGGTCTGAGTGGGAGCTGCCCAAG TatgccgtctcccccccccagtcGGGTGAGGCCCCCAAGAGCCGCAGCCTGGAGAGGAAGCACCCGCAGAACCCCGACCCCATCGTGCTCACCAAGTGGAGACACAGCACCTACGTACTGGACCTCAACGACAAG GAGAGTGCGTCGGCCTGCGCGCCCAAACAGAGCCCCCCCGACTCTGactcctgcccctcctctcccaaGCACCCCTCCACC ccgtCGGAGAAGTGTGGCGTCCTCAACGTGACCAAGATCACGGAGAACGGGAAGAAAGTCAG gaAGAACTGGACCTCGTCGTGGACGGTACTGCAGGGGTCCTCGCTGCTCTTTGCTAAAGGGCAGGGCGGCAGCACCAGCAGCTGG TCGTACTACCGTAGCGGCCGCATTCCAGAGCTGCTGCTCACGCTGCTTAGCAACTGGAAGCGCTCGGTTAAGCTCCGCCCCGCTGTCTCCTATGCCAACTGTGGCAATGTCCACACCACCACT AAGTTTGGCAGCAACCAGTCCAAACCAGAGTTCACGGTGGACCTCAGGGGCAGCTCTGTGGACTGGGCCAGCCGGGACAAGTCCAGCAAGAAGCACGTCATcgag ctGAAGACCCGTCGGGGGACTGAGCTCCTGATCCAGTCAGAGATCGACAGCGTCATCAACGACTGGTACCGGGCCCTCAACGAGACCATCAGCGCAcac GCCTGGGAGTCTGACGAGGCCATCGAGGAGGACATGCCAGAGTCTCCGGGGTCCGAGAAGCAGGACAAGGAGAAGGACCACCGGGACTCCAAGAAGAACCGTG CCATGAAGACGTCCGTCAGCATGGACGTGTCGGACCAGAAGAAGACCCGCGTGAAGCTGAAGAAGTTCCTGACCCGCCGGCCCACCTACCAGGCGGTCCGCGACAAGGGCTACATCAAAG ACCAGGTGTTCGGCTGCAGTCTGACCAGCCTGTGTCAGAGGGAGTGTGGCTCAGTGCCCGAGTTCGTCACCATGTGCATCGACCACGTGGAGAACACAG GTCTGGACGTGGACGGGCTGTACCGGGTCAGCGGCAACCTGGCCGTCATCCAGAAGCTGCGATTCGCCGTCAACCACG ACGAAAAGGTGGAGCTTGACGACATCAAGTGGGAGGACATCCACGTGACCACGGGGGCCCTGAAGATGTTCTTCAGAGAGCTGCCCGAGCCGCTCTTCACCTACGGCTCCTTCAACGACTTTGTCGACGCCATAA AATGCTCCGACTACAAGCAGCGTGTGAGCTCCATCACGGAGCTGATCCGGCAGCTGCCCAAGCCAAACCACGACACCATGCAGGTCCTGTTCAGACATCTCAGAAG gGTGATCGACCACGGCGAGGCCAACCGCATGACGACCCAGAGCGTGGCCATCGTGTTCGGGCCCACGCTGCTGCGGCCCGAGACGGAGACGGGCAGCATGGCCGTCCACATGGTGTACCAGAACCAGATCGTGGAGCTCATCCTGCTGGAGTACGAGGGCGTCTTCGGCCGGTAG
- the arhgap12b gene encoding rho GTPase-activating protein 12b isoform X4 codes for MRRTIRALNSFRGYKRSEEDDDEVFVSSPGHKTPSPGGPPGRSDSPVYTNLQELKVSQSSLPPAPSGSPLAVLGDWETHKDLSGRHFYYHRGSGERTWKPPRGRSDTAGEGSRGGDAHGSTEAEPLSSEDNCHSTHSSQSDSQYGSPPRGWSEELDEHGHTLYVSEYTREKWIKHLDEQGRPYYYSADGSRSEWELPKYAVSPPQSGEAPKSRSLERKHPQNPDPIVLTKWRHSTYVLDLNDKESASACAPKQSPPDSDSCPSSPKHPSTPSEKCGVLNVTKITENGKKVRKNWTSSWTVLQGSSLLFAKGQGGSTSSWSYYRSGRIPELLLTLLSNWKRSVKLRPAVSYANCGNVHTTTFGSNQSKPEFTVDLRGSSVDWASRDKSSKKHVIELKTRRGTELLIQSEIDSVINDWYRALNETISAHAWESDEAIEEDMPESPGSEKQDKEKDHRDSKKNRAMKTSVSMDVSDQKKTRVKLKKFLTRRPTYQAVRDKGYIKDQVFGCSLTSLCQRECGSVPEFVTMCIDHVENTGLDVDGLYRVSGNLAVIQKLRFAVNHDEKVELDDIKWEDIHVTTGALKMFFRELPEPLFTYGSFNDFVDAIKCSDYKQRVSSITELIRQLPKPNHDTMQVLFRHLRRVIDHGEANRMTTQSVAIVFGPTLLRPETETGSMAVHMVYQNQIVELILLEYEGVFGR; via the exons ATGCGTCGCACCATCAGGGCGCTGAACAGCTTCCGCGGGTACAAGCGgtcggaggaggacgacgacgaggtGTTTGTGAGCAGCCCGGGACACAAG accccctCCCCCGGCGGTCCTCCGGGCCGGTCCGACTCCCCGGTCTACACCAACCTCCAGGAGCTGAAGGTCTCCCAGTCCAGCCTGCCGCCGGCGCCCAGCGGCTCCCCGCTGGCCGTGCTGGGAGACTGGGAGACGCACAAGGACCTGAGCGGGCGCCACTTCTACTACCACCGCGGCTCGGGGGAGCGCACCTGGAAGCCCCCCCGGGGCCGCAGCGACACCGCGGGGGAAGGCAGCCGGGGGGGCGACGCCCACGGATCCACGGAggcggag CCTCTTTCTTCGGAGGACAACTGCCACAGCACCCACTCGAGTCAGTCGGACAGCCAGTACGGCTCGCCCCCTAGGGGCTGGTCGGAGGAACTGGACGAGCACGGACACACCCTCTACGTCTCTGAGTACACACGGGAGAAG TGGATCAAACATCTGGACGAGCAGGGTCGGCCGTACTACTACAGCGCGGATGGATCCCGGTCTGAGTGGGAGCTGCCCAAG TatgccgtctcccccccccagtcGGGTGAGGCCCCCAAGAGCCGCAGCCTGGAGAGGAAGCACCCGCAGAACCCCGACCCCATCGTGCTCACCAAGTGGAGACACAGCACCTACGTACTGGACCTCAACGACAAG GAGAGTGCGTCGGCCTGCGCGCCCAAACAGAGCCCCCCCGACTCTGactcctgcccctcctctcccaaGCACCCCTCCACC ccgtCGGAGAAGTGTGGCGTCCTCAACGTGACCAAGATCACGGAGAACGGGAAGAAAGTCAG gaAGAACTGGACCTCGTCGTGGACGGTACTGCAGGGGTCCTCGCTGCTCTTTGCTAAAGGGCAGGGCGGCAGCACCAGCAGCTGG TCGTACTACCGTAGCGGCCGCATTCCAGAGCTGCTGCTCACGCTGCTTAGCAACTGGAAGCGCTCGGTTAAGCTCCGCCCCGCTGTCTCCTATGCCAACTGTGGCAATGTCCACACCACCACT TTTGGCAGCAACCAGTCCAAACCAGAGTTCACGGTGGACCTCAGGGGCAGCTCTGTGGACTGGGCCAGCCGGGACAAGTCCAGCAAGAAGCACGTCATcgag ctGAAGACCCGTCGGGGGACTGAGCTCCTGATCCAGTCAGAGATCGACAGCGTCATCAACGACTGGTACCGGGCCCTCAACGAGACCATCAGCGCAcac GCCTGGGAGTCTGACGAGGCCATCGAGGAGGACATGCCAGAGTCTCCGGGGTCCGAGAAGCAGGACAAGGAGAAGGACCACCGGGACTCCAAGAAGAACCGTG CCATGAAGACGTCCGTCAGCATGGACGTGTCGGACCAGAAGAAGACCCGCGTGAAGCTGAAGAAGTTCCTGACCCGCCGGCCCACCTACCAGGCGGTCCGCGACAAGGGCTACATCAAAG ACCAGGTGTTCGGCTGCAGTCTGACCAGCCTGTGTCAGAGGGAGTGTGGCTCAGTGCCCGAGTTCGTCACCATGTGCATCGACCACGTGGAGAACACAG GTCTGGACGTGGACGGGCTGTACCGGGTCAGCGGCAACCTGGCCGTCATCCAGAAGCTGCGATTCGCCGTCAACCACG ACGAAAAGGTGGAGCTTGACGACATCAAGTGGGAGGACATCCACGTGACCACGGGGGCCCTGAAGATGTTCTTCAGAGAGCTGCCCGAGCCGCTCTTCACCTACGGCTCCTTCAACGACTTTGTCGACGCCATAA AATGCTCCGACTACAAGCAGCGTGTGAGCTCCATCACGGAGCTGATCCGGCAGCTGCCCAAGCCAAACCACGACACCATGCAGGTCCTGTTCAGACATCTCAGAAG gGTGATCGACCACGGCGAGGCCAACCGCATGACGACCCAGAGCGTGGCCATCGTGTTCGGGCCCACGCTGCTGCGGCCCGAGACGGAGACGGGCAGCATGGCCGTCCACATGGTGTACCAGAACCAGATCGTGGAGCTCATCCTGCTGGAGTACGAGGGCGTCTTCGGCCGGTAG